The DNA sequence CAAGGAAGAAGACCATGTTAATTATACATGTAGGTGACTATAGATAAACTCTCATTTGTAGTTGATTCTTGGGGTGTCTAACTCTTCCTTAGATCAGTGTAATCCTTTTTAGGGTTCTATGCACTTCCCCAATAATCCTACAacaataatacatattttttCTCTTCCGATTCCAGATCTAATAGTGTGTTAACTTATTATGAGATGACAGATATGGTATGAGGTCAATGGTCAAGATACTAAAGAAACATAAACAGAAGCCACACATAAAGTGGCCATACGTATAAGGTAAACTGATGAGATGTTTAGTTTAAGCCACATACATCCCATGCCATTGCCATTTCTGCATCAAAATCTTCCCATCTCGCAGGAGTGCAAGGTGTTCTTATTGCAAAGTCATAACCACGTTCCCCCCTGAAAAAAAAATCCATCagttattcaattaaaaaaaaaaaggaagagaaacaGCAGGAAATGAGGAAGAAAATAACATGAATTTTTGTAAGGCATGTATCTAGCTTACATTTTTACAAGGGTTATCCTTGTCCCTTCAAGCTGCTTCCTGAAGAACAATAACATACAGAGAAAGTAAGCATTCGGATAAATTCTGTTGCCAGTCACATCTTGCACTATGCACACTTACCCTTCAAATGCAGCACTCTGGCACCAAGTAGACAACCAGAAATCCTCACCAACAATTCTGTAGAGATCAGAGCATGATTTTGCATGCATGATCTGCACATCAAGCATTCAAGTTTCGATTTTCAGAGAAACATAGACAAAGGAATCTTTGctattttattatatcataaGAATCAGAACAATACAATGGTACATAACAGCCAACACGGACCATTATAAAAAATGTGAAGACATTTGATACCAAGTAATCTATATGGAAGCATTTCTTTATCAGAAGTTCATTGCCCAAAATGAAATCCTTAAGATtcaattatatttatgaagaatGTCAAGTTAATTCAAAACAACTAAAacgttaacaaaaatttaaagattatTCATTTCAGTCTATCTAACTTGACAAATAAGAAACATCAATATCATGCACCTTGCAGATTTCAATCATCTATTGTAGGCACACAATAAACCTATCTATTGATATGGCTGGCTGAGGAGCGACATAACACTTGATTCTCCTGACATGTTGTGTCTCCTAGGTAGCGTttattttgaggtactgagacaaagactgagactgagactcagtatcatgtttgttggttcagagactgatactaaaatttttgtctctgtctccaaaatttcagtatttcagtacctctaaaaagtggagacacaggggactaaaatttttagagatggagactgaaactttaataacattttatacctaaaatatcttcatttcaattaattaattccaattttaccttttgtacaaattaaattagagtttcatttttgtttcaatttctgtctcccattttACGCCAAACAGAATACTggaatttatttcaatttctgtctcttagtctttgtctcttagtctcagtctttccgtctctgtctctccaccaaatgcTACCTTATAAACTGGTCTATTGAAAACTTAAATGATATAGAAGACCAAATAGCGTATGAGATACAAGCGCAGATTTAGAGTATCACCCAGAAAACAATGGCATAAGAGGTGCATTAACACATTAAAATTAGCATTAATACACTAACATTATAACTTTCCAAAGCTGTACCTTTTTGAGGTTAAAAGTCATGTAGTTGCTTTCTGCATGGTAAACCAAGTAATTTTAAAGCTACAAACTCACCTCTTCCAGTTTCCCATCTTTGGCAAGATGGATGATCTTGTCTTTTTTGCTGTAGACATATGATCTCTCTTTCATGACAGTCTTTGCAATATCCAATGTCCTGCAGGATCTAGAAATAATAAGTACTTGCAAGCTAGTTTACTAATTAACTGagaataactaaaaagaatgaaaaagttaaaataaaatcaGCAACTTTACCTTTCATAATTAGGGAAGTAACGGATAACTTTGGCTTGTCCAAGAATCAAAGGTGTGTGAGAGCCAAACCCAGAATTAAACTCCTCACTGAAATGCAAAAAATTCAATTCAAAGTCCATATAAAATCTGAATTTCATACAATTCTGAAATAGTAATCTGAAGAACTGCAAGAAATAGAAGCAAAAATAACTCAGATCTAGAGAATAACAGAACTATGATCCTACTTTGAATAAATGGAAAGCTATCCTAGTAAACCAATCAATGAAAAATTTAACTTTGACCATCTTTCAATTGCAATAATTGGTCACCCCAATTTCTGAACAACTGCAATTATATCCACCTTTTCTGGTGTCCTAAAATAAGATCATAataagtgtgtgtgtgtgaaagatTAATTTGTTGGTAAATgtggataaaagaaaaaaagacggTTCCAAAAGCAGGATTTTTTTTCAACATTTTCCTTTTACTCTACTTGTTTATTTTGTAATGTGACAGTATTTTTACCATTTTATCCGCTATAGATTACAAAATCAAACATCACTTTTTCTTTCATACAATTCAAACAAAATATATTACCAGTTAACTGAAATGTGATTTTAGTTAACatattgaaacataaaatttatttCATTACAATCAATCATAAATAAAATCAACTATATTTATTGTTGATTATTGAAACTCTCTTACTTTCAAACAAAAGGCAATCCATCATCTCTCATGGATATCTAAGACTCACACGAAAGAAGTAGAAGTGTTCAAATAAGGATAAAAGTTATGTGTGTACAACATTATACATACAATATTGAAGAGAAGCGAGAAACAATACAAAGAAAAGAGAGGAATTATACATACAAAATTGAAGAAAGTAAATAGATAGtcaaaacaagaacaagagaaAAACTAGTGTGTATTAACGCGGGATGCTTGTACACCGGGCtgtgcttttctttttttaaagaaattatgaatctaaatttatttattgttcAAAACAAGAGAAAAACTAGTGTGTATGTCTCATTATTTATAGTGCCTCTGACCCACATATAACCTAAACAGATCAAGGAAGAAAGTAGGAATTGGACTTCAAGCCAACAAGCCAATAAAGGGGCCAGTGAAGGTTTACAAGAGAAGGCAGAGACAAAGATTAAAGGTAGAAATGAAAATGAACTGAAAGAAGGTTGCAGAGAATAGTCTGGGAAACTGCAAGAAAGAGGTGAGGGAGGAATTCAGTAGCCTGGGCAGTGTGCCATGGCTTATGCCATTAGGCAAAgataggatcctgtttctttgaTTATTTCCTATTAAACATGTCTAAATAGAGCCTGTTGTTGAGATTGGGGGCTTTGCCTCTGGATTATCTATCCAATTTCCAGTACTAATACTAGAATATATCATTATTTAAATAACTCCTTAGAATATCAAAGAAGGTTTCTCACTAATGGAATTTATATTTCCTTATATTTCATGATTTGCTTCCTTATTCAATTAGGTTTTGGAATCTAGCATTATTGTAAAAAAGGGCTTAATGCAGTTTGTATTGCATCACGATAACATTGTTCTATTGTTCAGAGTCTATTCTATTTTTTCTTCCTTCCTTGCCTAGAATCCATATATCATTAACAATTTCAGAGTGTATGCGTGTGtgcagtgtgtgtgtgtgtgtgtgtgagagagagagagagagagagaagactaACAAACAATGGAATACTTAGAACTTTTAATTAAGAAGCAGCACACCTCTAAATTTAGActcaaaaagacaaaaaaaatgagTTGGTGGCGGGCAAAGTATCAAGGGGAAAAAAGGATGTGTTTTTCTAATAATGAAAAGAGTTCACAAATTCACATCAACAACATAGCATGCGACAATAGTTTCTCAACTTATCTTTGAGAACAATTTAGATATGCTCCGTTGCAGCATAAAATTGTTGGAGAAAACATAAGTGGCTCTGAAACATAAATTACTCTATACTGATACTTAGCGCAAAGATGGGATACCTTAGCTTGTTCACCCACACAACAGGGTCACAAGGCTCAGAAATCTGTCTCCATCTAACAGCCAGTGAGTAAACATCTTGCCATGACATGGTACGACTGGATGATCTTTCTTCTATAGTGCCGTGTGAATATGATTCCAAGGCACTGCTCGTAGTACAACCAGCCCCTCCTCTGTTTTGACTGGGCATATTAACTCTTTCCCTTCTCCTAGCCCTTTTCCCAGACTTTGAGTTGTTTTTATTAGAAGATTTCCATTCCACATGCATGGAACGCCAGGCCTTTGAGACCTTTTGTGCAATTTCAATGGCAGCAAATCCTGCCATACGATGCTGATAAATAAGGAAATATTAGACAGGCTAAAAAGATGATTGTATCAACAATAATGGCAACCAGAGGTGCTGATTGAATGTAATCATATTACAGTGAATGAGTGAAAGCATAAAAATTAGATAAGGGGTAAAAACCATGATTGGCAAATATGTAGAATGAAGTGTCCCAAAAATAAtcttagataaaaaataaacaacaatatcatcaACAACAATGCTTTATCCCACTAGTTGGGGTTGGGTACATGAATCAAATGTCATAATTGTGCTCTATCATGTATCATATTTATAGTGAGACCGTTTACCCATAGAACTCCTTTGACCACCTCGTGTATGGTCTTCTTGGGTCTTCGTCTAAATTTTGCCATCTGTCTAGCTTCCATCTGATCCACTCATCAAACCGGATGCTCTATCGATGTTTAGTATTCTACCCACATGTCCAAATCACATGAGATGAGATTCTAGCATCTTTTTCAACAATAGGACCTATTCCAATTTTTCCTCTTATAACATCATTCCTTATTCTGTCCATACTTAAATCTTCCTTTGATTCACCCATAGGATGATGTCATTGGCAAATAGCCTGTACCAAGGTACAGGTTCTTGGATATGTTCGGTAAACACTTCCAAAACCAATGTGAAAAGATATAGATTTAGAGATGACCCTTGGTATAGTCCTATACTAATAAGAAATTCTTCTGTCATACCACTTTGAGTTTCTACACTACTTATAACCTCATCATACATGTCCTTAATTGCACAAATATACACAATCCTTACTCTCTAGTTtcctaaaaccttccataagatcTCTCTTGATATCCTATCATAGATATGCTACATGTGTACTTACATAGGAAGCTCATCCATGAATTTTTTACTCTCCAATTTCGTGGACAAGAAATTTATCATGTGATTTAGTTTGAGAAGTTTAAGTTAGTTATTGCTTCAAAATCTGGAAACTGACCTGCTTAATCTGAACTAGTTTTATCTATTATTGAACCATTACAGATCATTATTTATTTGCCAAAACAAAATATCCTAACACCATCAACTAAATGGAAATACTATATACCACATTTCCTTCTTTTGCAGTTTGATCATTATTTTTAGGtgcaataaaataaagaatacaaGCCTAATATTGACAACAAAAGGCTCAAAAGCTAGAACTTAAGAGGGACATCAATATATTGAATATCTTTACCTGACGCCTATTAGGAAGAAAACCGGCACAATCATATTGGATTTTATTGCCAGTTGAGTCCGCAGCCTGTATAAGAGTAGCCTTCTGCTTTGTAAGAGTAAAATCATGCCGTTTaaattttccctttcttaaagacTCACGCAAAGGGGGTTGCCGGAACACCTTTTCACATACATTCTTTGGATGCAATCTCTTGCACCAGTGCTCCTAAATACAATGAAGATACAATCAAATATCATAGAAATTGGAACCCCAGGCAATACAAAACATGATCTTTTAGAGATCATAttacaaaaactaatttttaaagatCTTTTGGAGCTAATTTAAATTCTGAGTAGGCATAATCATGAATCATATTTATCATTTTCTTCCCCCTcctattttttatagtaaatagGCTAATTTACACCACAGTAACACACATGACAACATAGTTATCGAGATAGAAGTCATCTAAGCAGAATTTTCAAGCCCTTGAAGTAAAAGAGATGAGCAAGTTCCAAGGAAAGGAAGTTATTTCCATAACTTTTACCTTAAAAAGTGCATCAATATCCCCATCAACATCAAACCAGCAAAAATCACCATTAAACTTTGAGGCTGTGTAAAGAGCAATCTCTTTCTACAAAGGAAGAAAGTGTAAAAGAACATATTAGAACAAGGCTGCACATAATGAGTGAAATTTAACAGAGCAACAGTGACATGCTGGTCTATCGACAGAATTTCTATTTGAAACATGCTGACAAAAAACTGCATGATAATATTATCATGCTCTAAGTGTGTACATTGTTATGCTTGTAATCTCTCTGCAAGTACAAGTATATATTTCACAATAAAACAAACCTGATAGAATGCAAGGCACTGGAGGATGAACTTGTCCATTGAATCTAATTCCAAATCTAGTGCGGCATCATAATCCTTGACCTGTGACCATTAAATAAAGCTCTAGCTTGGCATATGTAAACCAGCATGGCAATATTTCACACAAAAGTTAGAAATTGAGCAATCATACCGCCTCTTTGTATTGTCCGACAGCATGGTAGCAGGAAGCTCGTAAATATAAACACTCAATGTTGGTTCCGTCGATGCTCAGTCCCGTTGTTAAATCCTTGATAGCCTTTCTGAAATATTCAAACCCACATTAAATACTAGAACATAGAGTACCACACCGAAGCATTTAACAATGGCCACAATGGCCATTAGGGTGAAATATTTGAAACAATATATGATGACCtttccctttttcaaaaaattcttcaaCTTATCTCCAtaacattttaaatttcaaaCCAAAAGAGCATTGCTCCTTGCTATCTGAAATAAATAAAGATGCTTTGCATTTGAGCAAATACACATCACATAAATGTCCCTTGAAGTGCTTGTTATCTAAATACAAGACATAAGTCCCAATGAAACTCCTAACAAGATTCTATTCAAATAAATCATTTTGTCAAAGAACAAAACAACTTAAGACAGGGAATTTCTCTATATAGTCCCCCCCTAAGTCCCTAAAACAGTATTATCAACTACTTTCTTGTAGTTACAGGAACTATTTCACCATGTTCTACGATCCAAATTTTATCACATTTAATGCTTGTAGGTGTGCCTCTGTATAAGTTGTTTTCAAGACTATTTAAAATTAAGAACCAGTCACTCCAAAAGATATTCAACCTATCAGTCAGTAGATATGGTTGTATAAATACCTGTGCTCACCCATTGCATGGAACAGAAGGCCACGCATATGATATGCTCTGACAAACCTAACATCCATAGATAAAAGCAATCAGCCTCAGTGCCTCAGATAAAGTGAACAGCCACAAATCACAAAAAGAACACCATGCTAACATAAGTAATTTGGTTTCATTCATGACAATTACCTCCCATCAATTTGCAGCACCTCATTTAGACATTCATGAGTTTTCATTGGCTTTCCTAAATCTTGATAGAACTGCCCAAAATACACATTCAGACCAAAGCTAATAACAAAATCATATAAGATAATAGCTttaagaatacaaaaaaaaagatataataattgCAGCAAACTCAACAGAAATAAGCCCAATTTATTAAAGAAATGTAGAAATGTGAATCAATCTAGTACAAAATGGATAATCAAGTCAAAGTAGAATACGTGAATTTAGATAGATAACAGACAGACAGAAATGCATGGATGAAAGCAGTGAACCAAGATATGAGTAGAGATAGCAGGAAGATTACAATAATATAGCTAAATATTTTTCATGAAGACATTCATCTCTTTAATTTGATGTGCTATCAATACAGCATGACTATGCATGATACATACCTGAGCCAGGTGTGCCCATGCTTCAAGGAAATTTCTATCAAGTTGAAGTGATTTTCGATGTGCTTCCTCAGCTTTGTTATATTCACCAACAGAGGCTAATGCCAAACCCTGTAAACCCATTTTTCTCAATGAAAGAACGAAAATATCTTCTATGTAAAAATTCAGAAAACCACCATAAATGACCTGAATCAGTCAAGAATAAGATAAAAGACATAAGCCTCACCAAATATGAGTAAGCAGACTTATTATCCTTTTCAAGCTTCACACAAGATGACAGGTCTCTAACAGCTGCATCAAAATCTTTAAATTTGAAATTGACAATTCCTGCATTAAGAAGACTAGATTAATTGGTAGTGAGACCTAGACAGAGAATTCATTATTTCAATTTTCACCATAGGTATTTTGTTGGACCAAACTCCCTAAACTTAAATTGACAAATAATACCAATACAGAAATCTATGTCCTTAGGGTCTGAAGGAATTTTCTAAATACCTCAAAACCGCATTCTTCTGTATCATAATTAATCAATTAGCACAGGAAAATAGCATACAATTTTCGCTGATGATTATCAACAAACCTAGATGACTTACCTTCATGGGTTCATCACACTATGAATCCCATGCAGAAAGGGAAAGTTCTTATATATAATTTCATCCAGCAATTCCAGATCTAATAATTCCCCATCTGCTTCTAACAAAAGGAAATATATGTTCACACAAAAAATATATCAACAGTAAAAAATGCAATCATGCCAGATggcttttccctttttttttttttacttttctaataAAATTTCTTGTTATATCAAAGTAAAAGATAGTAACCATGCCacataaaaataatccaatttctCCTTCTGAACTACCATAGGTACATGTATCAGACCCATCATAGCaggaaaataaagagaaagagaggCATAACATTTTTCATTTCAGGATACACTTGCtgttaatttgtaatttttatcctaataacaaaacaaaaaccaaaaacagTGTGAGAAGTTACCTCTCTCGTGTAAAATATCAGCTGACTCAGGTTCAAACTCTAGTGCCTTAGTCAAATCTTCAATAGCCTGACATCCAGCAAAAAAGGGGCAGGAAACATCAATTGTCATATTTATCAATTGATATTTGCACAAGAAAACTATATACCAATATGTTATGAAAAATTGCATACACAAACTCAAGATTTCAATCTACTCAAATTTCAATCTTCTTATAATATAAGATGCAACTAATGCTATTTTAGGTCATTGTTAGAGACCACAATAAACTCCACCTATATTACTAGTTGGCCTCAAACCTAGATAAAATAGGAGGGTTGTATTAGGCCTTTGACTATTAACATAAAACTTTGTTGAATCTTAATGACATGGTCAAAAACACAATATTGCAAGTCTAACCAGAGGCCAGTTACGTGGATATAGTTATGGTTTTAGTAGATTCAGTAACTTCCCCAATGGTTTCATTCAGGGATTTAATGCAAGTGTAGTTGGAAGGAATGGACTTAATATAGATGGAAGATCGAACGTTGTTACTGTTGGTCGTAGTGAATATCCTCTTTTCAGTCATAGTTATGGGATAGGACTTGACTTTGGGCCACCATTGACCCAAAATGGAACTTCAAACTTTACTTCTACCTTCATAGGGCGAAAGTTTAACTCTTCATTTGGTGGTAGTCCAAGAGGAACAACAATGCCACTAAGGCTAaagatttttgcatttttgatTGTGTCTACAACGATGTTTGAAATTGAAATGAAGGTTGAAAAGCATTGTAGGTTGTAGATTTTATCTGTAATTATTGAATACCTTTTGTGCAAGTTTTA is a window from the Arachis hypogaea cultivar Tifrunner chromosome 1, arahy.Tifrunner.gnm2.J5K5, whole genome shotgun sequence genome containing:
- the LOC112799977 gene encoding suppressor of RPS4-RLD 1 is translated as MAPALSERVELARFCASKEWSKAIRILDSLISCSPTIQDICNRAFCYSKLELNKHAIKDCDKALQLDPTLLQGYILKGSALSALGRKTDAILVWEQGHEHALHQATDLKQLLELEELLKTAKQGNDASCETNELSMPQSILESSNKGNSGADMNQDRLTAQADSPGNGSNKSEICLKSNVDFESKTDLRDENEEPKKFDGQVNESPDVIENLSYNSESCNDSSDASDSGDKVSRNSSDSINISEILRTPVSKFVFRHEGKEEARKYKKFCVAKVSNKNSISVDFRLSRGIQAVNDGNYAQAISIFDKILKEDTAYPEALIGRGTAYAFKKELNSAIADFTKAIQFNPSASEAWKRRGQARAALGEFVEAIEDLTKALEFEPESADILHERGIVNFKFKDFDAAVRDLSSCVKLEKDNKSAYSYLGLALASVGEYNKAEEAHRKSLQLDRNFLEAWAHLAQFYQDLGKPMKTHECLNEVLQIDGRFVRAYHMRGLLFHAMGEHRKAIKDLTTGLSIDGTNIECLYLRASCYHAVGQYKEAVKDYDAALDLELDSMDKFILQCLAFYQKEIALYTASKFNGDFCWFDVDGDIDALFKEHWCKRLHPKNVCEKVFRQPPLRESLRKGKFKRHDFTLTKQKATLIQAADSTGNKIQYDCAGFLPNRRQHRMAGFAAIEIAQKVSKAWRSMHVEWKSSNKNNSKSGKRARRRERVNMPSQNRGGAGCTTSSALESYSHGTIEERSSSRTMSWQDVYSLAVRWRQISEPCDPVVWVNKLSEEFNSGFGSHTPLILGQAKVIRYFPNYERTLDIAKTVMKERSYVYSKKDKIIHLAKDGKLEEIMHAKSCSDLYRIVGEDFWLSTWCQSAAFEGKQLEGTRITLVKMGERGYDFAIRTPCTPARWEDFDAEMAMAWDNLCNAYCGENYGSTDFDMLENIRDAILKMTYFWYNFMPLSRGSAAVGFIGMLGLFLAANMEFTGSIPQGLQVDWEAILNLDPNSFVDSVKSWLYPSLEVTTSWKDYPDVSSTFPSTGSVVAALSFSDD